The Nitrospirota bacterium sequence GGTATCCCCTTCGCGGACTCGGATGAACTTGCCGGGCACTTTCCCACCGAACGTCCAGAACAGATATTGAACCCCGTCTGCCAGTTGGCCGACTTTCTCCACGACTTCGAGTTCAACCACGACCTTCGCGGGGTTCTTCCGTTCTATGGACGGCGGAACGAGAGGCGCGTCGGTCAGCACGGCCTTCTCAACGGGTAGCTCGGCGGCGGCAGCATTGTGCATCGCTGCGGTCACCAATACGAGTAGGAGCAGAAGTTTCATGTCACACCTCCGGGTCATGGTTTCAGTTGGCCATTAGTGTCCGACCAAGTCAAGGATCGAAATATGACGACGGTCAGTATCAGGTGTTGTGGGTAGCCGTAGGCTTCAGCCTACGCGCCGGACGCGGGCTGGAAGCCCGCGCCTACCAAGGGAAGGCCCTGAGATACAAAACAAAAGGGCCGCCCCCTTGCATGCCCAAGGGAGCGGCCCGGACTGATTGGAAAAGAAGGCTTACTTCAGGGCAGCGATGGACGCCTCGATTACGTCGAACGTGAACGTCGGGTTGTGCACGCCTTCCCCGCTCCCGGCATGGAGCAGGAAGTAATTCCAGCCGGCCTTCACGAGGTTGTCCGTGGCGGCCACGACCGCCGTCTTGGCCGCGGAGTCCGAATAGAAATCGCCCAACTGGACCTCCAGTTTCGTCACGGGCATCGTATGGGCCGATTCACCCGTCGGTGTATAGCTCACGGTCACCGCAGTCTTGAGGTTGACGAAGAAGCCCTGCTGGCCGTGAGGCTCCGTCGCTTCCAGGGACGACACGTTGTCCTTGCTGATCGTCACCGCCGCACTCTTCACGTCGTAGTCCTTGCCGTTGTACTGATGCGGCATGTAGTCCTTGACGTAAAACGTCGCCGGCAGCTTGGCGCTGAGATACGAGGCCATTTTGTCAGCCAAGGCTTTGAGGTCCTCCTCGGCGGCGCTTTGCAGCGTTTTCATTTGGACAAACGCATTGGTGTCCTTGTTGCCATGGCAGTTCGAGCAGATCTTGCCGTCCGCCTCGAAGGTGTGGTTCGTGCCCCTGCCCTGGTTGCTGAACTCCTTCGGCGGATCGGTCTGAACCATGTGGCAACTGGTGCAGGTGTCCTGGATGTTCGCGTGTTTCGAAGGCACGCCCGTGCTCACCAGGTAGGCATTCTGCCCCATGAACACGTCGGCCTGGCAGGCCGCATGGGGCGCGGAGTAGGCCGTGACCGCGATCGAATCGTTACGCAGGCCGTTGCGTGAATTGTGGCACGTCATGCACAGCGCCCCGCTGCCCACACCTTTGGCCTGGAATCCGGAAGGCAGCATGGCGGTGTCCCCTTCGATCCGGACGGTCGCCGTGTTCGGCTCGCCGGAGGTGGTACCCTGCGCGTGGGGATCGTGGCAGACCACGCAAGTCTGCGGGTGGACGCTGTCCTTGGTCATGCCCCACGATTTCATCTCATCCACGGTGGCATTGCCGTTGGCCCCCTGGATTTGCTTCGTCAGATCGCCCTGTTTGATCCATTTGAGAAAGCCTTGTCCCGCGTGGCAGCGACCGCAGTGGGCCGCCGTGGCCTGGCGCCCTTCCACCGTAGCCTGCGCTTCGGCCAAGGCGTAGTCCGCGTGATGGCTCTCTTCCCACTGCTGATAGCGGCCGTGGCTCGGCGGCTCGCCGTGGCACGCCCCGCACACGCCGGAAGCGAGGCTTACGCGCTCGGGGTCGCTGACCTTGTTGTTATGGAGCGCGGTCGTATTCGGCCCGTGGCAGTTCTCACACTGGATGTTCGTCATCCGCGCCGTGGCCGGATACGTCGCCAGCATGGTGTCCCAATTCGTCGGTCTGGCCGTCCCGTACAGCTTCGCATCGATGAAGGTCTGGAAATCGGACGCCTCATCGATCCCGCCGTTCGCCACCTCCTTGTCATAGCCGACGCCATGGCACTCCAGGCATGTTTCCTTATAGGTCGCCGAGGAGTTCAGATTGTTCGTAAAGATTTCGGCATGGCCCGATTTTTTCCACGGAGTGAACTTGTCCGGCGCGATGCTTCCGTTGTGACAGGACGTGCAACCGTCCGAATTCGGCCTCCCATCGGCGCCTCTGCCCGTGATCACACCCTGCCAGTTTCCGGCATAGATGTTTAGGGTCGTTCCCGTATTGTTTTCCTTGGCCACGTACTGGCCCGCTGTGTCCGGCGTGAAGGCTGGGTCCTGGCTGCCGGCATCGTCGAACGTTGCCGAGCCCCCCGGCGTGGTCAAGCTCCAGCTATACCCGCCTGCGTTCTTCTTGCCGTGGAGCAGCACGGGGATCCCAACCGGGACGTCTCCGATGCCGAGCGTGTGTTCAAACGCCGGTTTCGCCACGGAGACCTTGACCGTGCCCGAACCGCTCGTGGTCGAAGTTGTCACCGTCAGCTTGAGCGAAACGGTGGTCGAGGAGCCCAAGGCATGCGGGTCGATCGCCTGGATCAACGTGCGATCCGGCACCTTCAGGCCGGATACCAGTTTGGCCTTTGCAGTCGCCGCGTCGGGCAGCGGAACCGTGACCGTGTCCGAATCCGCGCCCGAGAGGGCCACGTTCGGACCGTCGGTGATCGACCATTTGTAGGACAGGAGGCTGGAGCCGTCGAGAACTTCCACCCTGGCCGGGACTTGCACCGCCTCACCGAATTGGCCCGTCACCGCTTTGATTTCGATCCCCACTGGGTTCTCGGGCACGAGCTTTACGGTCTGTGTGACGTCGCGGTCGGCAATGGCCGACATGACGACATCCGGAGAAGGGGCCTTGTAGAATGTCCTCTTGAGCTTCAGGACGTACGCACCGGCGGTCACTTCCTTTCTGAACTTCCCTTCGGCGTCCGTCTTCAGCGCGGCGGGGGCTGCCGCCTGGGCCTCGCCCGCCTTGGCCGCGGCGGGCGCCTCGAACGGCGGATCGGGAGTGATCTCCACGTCCGCCACGGGGTCCCCCGTGATGCTGTTGACAACCTTAAGCTCGATCGTCCCTTTCGTGAGTTCGGAGGCTGTGCAACCCGCGAAGACCCAGAGGCCCGCCAGCATCAGGGCCAGGAACGAGAGCGCGACGTTTCGATCCGTGATGTACTTCATGGTGCCACCCCTTTCTGGGATACCGTGACCCAGAGTGCAGCCCGGAAAGGGACGCACTCCGCATCGACCCGCGGAACGGAAGCCTCGATGGAGGTCTTCATCATTCATCGTGCGAATAATTCGCATACTCATCCGGCTGCTTGAATGACTGCGATCAGCGGATTGAACGCAGCCGAAATGCAGCGCATGACACACCGTCACGGTCCCTGCGTTTTGGTCGCTGATTCAGATCAGGATGCGTTGGCCGTGCGGCGGCTGAAAAGTTTGGAACCGCGATCAATCATCACGCTTGGGCAGAGTTGAAGGATGTCTTCGCTCAGCATTGGACCGAAACGTGAAGGGGCATGAAAAGGATGGGGAGGGCGGCCACCTCGACGGAATGTAAAAAGATCGCAACAAAGGAAATCCCCCTTCGCGGGAAGGGGGATTTCAGAGAGGCTGAGACTCTGGCGACGTGAGATCGCGGGTTCCGGCTATTCCTTCTCCCTCTTGTAAGGCGGTTTGTACGGGTCCCACACGTTGTGGACGGTGGAGACGGCGAACTCTTTGCCTACGCCGTGGCAAGTCCTACACGATTCCGCTTCGTCTCCGCTCCAGGCATCAGCCGGCGTGGGATCGACGGTCATCGCCGTGCCATGAGCGATGGCCGCATCGCCGTCGTGGCATGCCAGACATGCCAACCTTGATGGGTTCTCGTTCCACGAGTTGGTTTCGGCATGGCACTTGGTGCAGTTGCGGATATCCTGCGGGAAGATGACGCCTGAGTAGTCTTCCGTGGCGTGGACTTCCTTGGGTTTGTCCAGGTAATGCCCGCGGTGTACGCCGTGGACGCGGCGAGCGAGGGGCGCCGAGCCAAAGCCCATGTTGCTGCGTCCCGCCGCGGCGTTGACGCCCCAGCCGTCCGCCGGATCCGTGGCCTGCCGCGCCGCCATCTGCCGCTTGTAGTCGTGGCAGCTCTTGCAGATGTCCGGATTGAACTCGACACCGAAATAGGTGGCGTGCATTCGAGTGTCCTCGTGGCAGGTCTTGCAGTTGGTGGCGATCTTCTTGTCCTCGGTGGCCGTGCCCACCTGGAAATTGAGGAGGCTCCATCCCATGAGGGGTTTGGCGCCGGCTTCGACCCAGACCGAGTACGTGCCCGCCCGGAGCCCCTTCGTGTTGTCCAGTTGATAGGTGATGGCCGTGGACGACCGCTTGACCTTGGGGTCCTCGTCCAGCGGGTCCGACATGACGCGGAAATCGTTGTTCGCGTAGGTGTGAGTATCCTTGTTGACGTTGACGCCCACCGTCCATTTCATGTTGGTCGTGACCGTGCCGGCGAGGATTTCGACCTCCGAGCCGGTCCCGATGGTGTTGCTCTTGATCAACACTTTGGACGCGCCACTGGATGATACTTTCGAGGCCGTGGCATAGGTTCCGATGCCGGTGCTCTTGTCGTTGAGCCAGGATACGACCTCGGCCTGCGTAGCCTTGGAGGCATCGGCAAACTTGGACGCCGATGCGGTGATCGTGAAGGGTCCTTTGTTGTCGATATCGATCATGAATGTGGGACTACCCGAGAGATCCCATGGCCCGTTGCTTCCGTTCGTGACGTTGGCGCGAACGTGCGCGGCCCCCCCCGCCGTCGTCGTCAACACCGGCTCCGTGCCCGAACGCGGTCCCGACACGAAAATGTTGGCCCGCGAGAACGACGTAGCCGTAATCGTGGCGGGGTCGATCACCGCGCCGGTCGCGGCGTCCTTTACCGTGACCGTGAGGACGGGCGCTTCATCGACGTAGTAGCTCCCGTTGGCCGGGGGCGTGAGGGCCAGCTCAACCTTGGTATTGAACGCCGGCGGTGGGACCTTGTGGGCTTCCGCAACGGACTTCACACCGCCCGTGTCCGGCGGGTGGCAGGTCGCGCAGTTCTTGTCGTCCGTCTGCACGCCGCCGCTCTGCCCGCCTTCGTGCCCACCGTGTTTCTCTCCCGTCGAGAAGTCGACGTGGTCATGGCAGGCGCCGCACGCCAGGCGCGAGGGTTTGGTTTTCCATGAGTCGTCCAAGTGGCATTTCGTGCAATTCCGGACGTCCGCGGGAAAGACGACTTCGGTGTAATCCTTGAAGTCGCCGTTCTTGGGATCGATGTTCAACGGGTTTTCCAGCTCTTCACCCATGTGGACGCCGTGAACGCGACGAACAATATTATCGGGCACTTTATTGGCGGCGCTGCACGGGCTTTCCGTGCGGCTGGCGCAGTACGCCGCGTATCCTTCCTGGTTGTGGCAGTTCTTGCACGTGCGGACGGGGTCCGAGTCGATGGCCCAGCCTCCCGCCGGGTTCCTGCCGGTGGGGTCGGCATGGTGCAGATAGAATTTCCCGCTCAACGCGCCCTTGTGGCAATCGGCGCAATTCCCAACGATCTCCTTTTGCACGTCGGCCGTGCCGATCTGGACGTCCGCCAACTCGAAAGACTGGCTGAGGGCCTTGGCGGTGGCCACGCTGCGGAACCCCACCGTGTACGTGCCGGCCTCTTCGCTCGTAATCGGCTGAAGCGTGTACGTGAGGACGTTCCCCTTCACGGTCAGGTCGGGGGCGGCCGCTTTCTTGAGATCCACATAGTGATGGAGGCTGCCTGCGGCGTCCCGATCCGTCGATGCGTTCAGAAGCGCCGAGGCCGTCTTGATCGTTTGGACGTTCTTGGGTCCGTACATATAAAGGCCCGCCGTGCTCAGATCGTCCAGCGTCAGCGGATTCTCCTTGTCGTCCATGACATTGAGCGTGACCACGATTCTCTCACCGGCGGCGAAGAAGGAGCCGTTCTTGGGTTGCGACGTGGAGAGAGTGACCGTGAGTCCATCCGATTTCGCGGCCGCCGCTCCAGGCAGCCCCTGCACGATCGTCTTTTCTTCCGTTGTGCATCCCAGCGCGGACATCGCCATCAGGAGGGCGAGACCGCCGAGAATGTTTGCAAGTTCATTCATAGTGTTTTTCATGGGAAGACTCCTTTCTGAACGTGGGCCTCTGCCAGGGTCTTGTGGTGCGTCGCCGCATGTAACTTATCCGGTCTCACGCAGGGACTTTCGCATGGATCGCGCCCACCAATGAATGACGGCGGTCAGTAGGGAAACTGCTGCAACTCGGTTACAGTTAGAGCCCCTAACAGAATGCCGATTCGTAGGGGAGCATCTTCAGATGCTCCCTCTTGTCGGGAGGGTCTGAAGACCCTCCCCTACGCATTCTGTTGGACGCTCTTAGACTACGAGGCTGGACGGGAAGATTTGATGATGCCGAGTTTCTTGATGAGGCGCTGGAGCGTAACACGGTGAATGCCGAGTGCTTCGGCGGTATAGGTAACGTTTCCGCCGTGCCTCGCGAGCATATCGACGAGATAATTCCTCTCGTAGTCTCTGAGGACGGCGCGCCGCGCAGAGACACCGTCGGTCGTCCTCTCCATCGGACGTGGGATCGCTCCCCCCTTCCGGAGATCCTCCACCGTTATGACGGCTCCCGTGGCCTTCGAGACCGCCTTTTGGACGGCGGCGCGAAGTTCGGCCGAGTTACCGGGCCAATCCTGGTCGGCCAGGAGATCTAACGCCTCGTCCGAAAAACCCTTCACGCGCAGTTTGGGGTTTTCCTTTAGTAGTGCATCCAGAAAACGGACGGCGAGGTGTGGGATGATCTCCGGTTTTTCGCTCAAGGCCGGCGCGGGCTCCATGCGGCGAAGGAGATCCGCGTGCTCCTTTGCCTGGCGAGCGAGGAGGGCCGATCTCACTGCATCGACCAACTGATCGCCCGTAAAGGGTTTGGTGAGGTAATCCACAACGCCGCCCTTAAACGCTTGAATGGCGGACTCCACGGAGGGATACGCCGTGATGAGGATCACGGGAAGGTCGGGCGCGACTCGGTGGGCCGCCTGGATGACGGCCTGACCTCCCCCGTTCGGCATACGGAGATCGGTCAGCACAAGATCCAGTTCCTCACGCTGGAGGATCGGTGCGGCTTCCTTTGGAGAAAGGGCGAGGAAGACCGCAAACTTCGCCCCTTCGAGCGCCTGCCGGCAACTCGCCAGCATGTCCCGGTCGTCTTCGACGATGAGGATGCGTTCAGGCATCCGTTCTCCCTATCGAGGCTAAGCCTCTATAGTCGCCATAGAGGCTTAGCCTCGATAGAAACCTCATCAGGCACCTCCCAAGGGGATTCGCACGGTTACGGTGGTGCCGGAGCCGGACCGGCTCTTAATCCCCAGAGATCCACCGTGGGCGTTCACAATGGAATTGGAGATCGAGAGGCCGAGTCCCAACCCAAGTTCCTTCGTGGAGTAGAACGGCTCCGTGGCATGCCGCAGGGACTCCTCGCTCATGCCTTGTCCTGCGTCCGAGACGCTCAATACCAAACCCTCCCGTTCGGCGGCTGCCCGAACGACCACCTCGCCGCCCTCCGGACTCGCATCGATGGCATTCGTCAGCAGATTGAACAGGACCTGCTGGATGCCCTGCTCATCCATCACCACCTCGGGCAAGTCCGGCGGGAGATCGGCTCGGACTTGAATTCCCGCGAGACGGATCCGATCGTCCAGAAGTTCCAGACATTCACCCACCATGCCGGCGACCTTGACCGGGCGGGGCCGGAGGCCGTCGCTCTTCATCGTGTAGCGCGCAAATTGAAGAAGTTTTTGGGTGGCCAACGTGGCCCGTTTCGAGGCCGTGCGAAGGCGTCGAATTTCTTCCGCGGCGCCTGAGTTGAATTCCCCCGCCCTGACTCTCGAATCGAGGAACGAGGCATTCATGCTCATCACACCCAATGGGTTGTTGATTTCATGGGCGATGGTGGCGGAGATTTCTCCGAGGTAGGCCAGTTTCCTGGCCGCGTCGAGCTGACGGGTGCGTTCATCCAGGCGATCCATCAGTTCCTGGAAGCGCATCGCGATCTGCGAAGTCTCGTGTGTCTCCTCAAGCGAGTTCTTCCCCCCTGTCTTTTCGTCGAGAAAAACCGCCCGCTCGATGGCCCGATTGAGCTCCTCGATCGGCCGGGAAACGTAGATGGCGGTCAGGATGCCCGCGATGAGTCCTGCCGTCCCAATCCCGAGGAGGTATCTGCCCACCCGACCGATCAGCTTCCGGAGCGGTGCCTGACTGAGGCCGAGGCGAACGCGATAGCCTCGGCCGATCGATTCGTAGTCATAGACGTATTCGCCGTCCATTCGGATGAGGCGCACGGACACGTCTTCCCCTTTCACGGCTTCGTGCGGCACGGAGGCAAGGTCCCCCGGAATCCCCTTGGGGAACGTGCTCCAAAGCGGCCGGTTGTTGGAGTCCATGACCGCGATATAGCGGGTATCCGGCATGGATCTCATCTGGCGCTTGAACAAATCCGAGAGACCCGCGAGGTCGTCATAGTAGACCAGCCGGGCGCATTCAGCCGCGACGGCCCGCGTGAGGTGGAGGCCCCGATCCCGGAAGAAATTCCGGGCGGAGGCATAAAGGAG is a genomic window containing:
- a CDS encoding sigma-54-dependent Fis family transcriptional regulator, which produces MPERILIVEDDRDMLASCRQALEGAKFAVFLALSPKEAAPILQREELDLVLTDLRMPNGGGQAVIQAAHRVAPDLPVILITAYPSVESAIQAFKGGVVDYLTKPFTGDQLVDAVRSALLARQAKEHADLLRRMEPAPALSEKPEIIPHLAVRFLDALLKENPKLRVKGFSDEALDLLADQDWPGNSAELRAAVQKAVSKATGAVITVEDLRKGGAIPRPMERTTDGVSARRAVLRDYERNYLVDMLARHGGNVTYTAEALGIHRVTLQRLIKKLGIIKSSRPAS
- a CDS encoding HAMP domain-containing histidine kinase; the protein is MRDPVRLRTRISFTFVVYAMMWGTVISATVGLLLYASARNFFRDRGLHLTRAVAAECARLVYYDDLAGLSDLFKRQMRSMPDTRYIAVMDSNNRPLWSTFPKGIPGDLASVPHEAVKGEDVSVRLIRMDGEYVYDYESIGRGYRVRLGLSQAPLRKLIGRVGRYLLGIGTAGLIAGILTAIYVSRPIEELNRAIERAVFLDEKTGGKNSLEETHETSQIAMRFQELMDRLDERTRQLDAARKLAYLGEISATIAHEINNPLGVMSMNASFLDSRVRAGEFNSGAAEEIRRLRTASKRATLATQKLLQFARYTMKSDGLRPRPVKVAGMVGECLELLDDRIRLAGIQVRADLPPDLPEVVMDEQGIQQVLFNLLTNAIDASPEGGEVVVRAAAEREGLVLSVSDAGQGMSEESLRHATEPFYSTKELGLGLGLSISNSIVNAHGGSLGIKSRSGSGTTVTVRIPLGGA
- a CDS encoding cytochrome c3 family protein — protein: MKNTMNELANILGGLALLMAMSALGCTTEEKTIVQGLPGAAAAKSDGLTVTLSTSQPKNGSFFAAGERIVVTLNVMDDKENPLTLDDLSTAGLYMYGPKNVQTIKTASALLNASTDRDAAGSLHHYVDLKKAAAPDLTVKGNVLTYTLQPITSEEAGTYTVGFRSVATAKALSQSFELADVQIGTADVQKEIVGNCADCHKGALSGKFYLHHADPTGRNPAGGWAIDSDPVRTCKNCHNQEGYAAYCASRTESPCSAANKVPDNIVRRVHGVHMGEELENPLNIDPKNGDFKDYTEVVFPADVRNCTKCHLDDSWKTKPSRLACGACHDHVDFSTGEKHGGHEGGQSGGVQTDDKNCATCHPPDTGGVKSVAEAHKVPPPAFNTKVELALTPPANGSYYVDEAPVLTVTVKDAATGAVIDPATITATSFSRANIFVSGPRSGTEPVLTTTAGGAAHVRANVTNGSNGPWDLSGSPTFMIDIDNKGPFTITASASKFADASKATQAEVVSWLNDKSTGIGTYATASKVSSSGASKVLIKSNTIGTGSEVEILAGTVTTNMKWTVGVNVNKDTHTYANNDFRVMSDPLDEDPKVKRSSTAITYQLDNTKGLRAGTYSVWVEAGAKPLMGWSLLNFQVGTATEDKKIATNCKTCHEDTRMHATYFGVEFNPDICKSCHDYKRQMAARQATDPADGWGVNAAAGRSNMGFGSAPLARRVHGVHRGHYLDKPKEVHATEDYSGVIFPQDIRNCTKCHAETNSWNENPSRLACLACHDGDAAIAHGTAMTVDPTPADAWSGDEAESCRTCHGVGKEFAVSTVHNVWDPYKPPYKREKE